A single genomic interval of Eurosta solidaginis isolate ZX-2024a chromosome 3, ASM4086904v1, whole genome shotgun sequence harbors:
- the Pal1 gene encoding peptidyl-alpha-hydroxyglycine alpha-amidating lyase 1 isoform X1, which produces MYATVQYAVYASLVLVAFCVSGSTTDEKPSMQRYLTPDDTTLSTSKRFQQIMQGGGSADISWPQPPKLKTEKTNVKAEIEKLNTTYVYQSTWPSDNAKLGSVTAVCFDKAGNVVIFHRVDRLWDPLTFSLKNVFQQRKKGPIRENTVLAFDRNSGNVVYGWGKDLFYMPHGLTIDHEDNAWVTDVALHQIFKFGPHGSGDRPLMTLGTAFTPGVGDSKFCKPTSVAVLENGDFFVADGYCNARIIKYDKTGKKILSWGQNSFAGDSFEVAPKNFFAIPHALTLVPEQQLVCAADRENGRVQCFFWTNGTFHSQYHSQIIGDRLFSMDYTPAEGGRFVIVNGPTAELGIRPEHYNEVRGYVMNLRTKQVLSKFGPNDMQFSNPHDVAVTSDGNEIYVAELNPMRIHKFLHKTVAKSMPLSAFKTLYSNSPSISNTLGQTAAVYQVETLKNATMSPIGASHIKNARESAKAHHPGSTAIYVASLMIFFAMLMFMLAFIIARRRKRGCLPFGAKNRRHAWDFPTKPEGFKLGGLLLDRGKRGGFEKLDQNASDEENEAVANMNVNAPFA; this is translated from the exons ATGTACGCTACTGTGCAGTATGCCGTTTATGCATCGTTAGTACTTGTAGCATTTTGTGTTTCGGGTTCCACCACTGATGAG AAACCCTCCATGCAACGCTACTTAACCCCAGACGACACTACATTAAGCACAAGCAAACGCTTCCAACAGATTATGCAAGGTGGAGGCTCAGCTGACATAAGCTGGCCACAACCACCTAAATTGAAAACAGAAAAAACCAACGTAAAAGCTGAAATAGAAAAATTGAACACAA CTTATGTTTATCAAAGCACATGGCCAAGTGATAATGCGAAGTTGGGTTCAGTGACTGCAGTTTGTTTTGACAAAGCTGGAAACGTTGTCATATTTCATCGTGTTGATCGGCTTTGGGATCCGCTTACATTCAGCCTTAAAAATGTCTTCCAGCAACGGAAGAAAGGACCAATTCGGGAAAACACTGTGTTGGCATTTGATCGCAATTCTGGCAACGTTGTTTATGGTTGGGGAAAAGATTT GTTTTATATGCCGCACGGCTTGACCATCGACCATGAGGATAATGCATGGGTTACTGATGTTGCTTTACACCAAATCTTCAAATTTGGACCACATGGCTCAGGTGATCGCCCTTTGATGACCTTAGGTACCGCATTTACACCTGGCGTGGGAGATTCGAAATTTTGCAAACCAACATCAGTTGCAGTGCTCGAAAACGGTGATTTCTTTGTAGCAGACGGTTATTGCAATGCAAGAATTATAAAATATGATAAAACGGGGAAAAAAATTCTGTCATGGGGACAAAACTCATTTGCTG gcgATTCCTTTGAGGtggcaccaaaaaattttttCGCTATTCCACATGCACTCACACTGGTACCAGAACAACAATTGGTATGCGCAGCTGATCGTGAAAATGGCCGCGTACAATGCTTCTTTTGGACTAATGGTACATTCCATTCACAATATCATAGCCAAATTATAGGCGATCGTTTATTTAGCATGGACTACACACCAGCAGAAG GAGGACGATTTGTAATTGTTAATGGTCCTACAGCTGAATTAGGAATCAGGCCGGAACATTATAATGAAGTGCGTGGCTACGTAATGAACTTGAGAACGAAGCAAGTACTTTCAAAATTCGGACCTAATGATATGCAATTTTCAAATCCACACGATGTGGCTGTAACCAGTGATGGAAATGAAATTTATGTTGCGGAATTGAATCCAATGCGGATACATAAATTTTTGCATAAGACTGTAGCCAAATCGATGCCGTTATCAGCATTTAAAACGCTGTACTCTAACAGCCCAAGTATCAGCAACACTTTGGGTCAAACTGCAGCGGTATATCAAGTAGAAACTTTAAAAAACGCAACCATGTCGCCGATTGGTGCTTCGCATATAAAGAATGCTAGAGAATCAGCAAAAGCACATCATCCTGGAAGCACGGCTATATATGTGGCATCCTTAATGATATTCTTTGCTATGTTAATGTTTATGTTGGCTTTTATAATTGCCCGCCGTCGTAAACGAG gTTGTTTACCGTTTGGCGCGAAAAATCGCCGACACGCCTGGGATTTTCCTACTAAGCCAGAGGGTTTTAAATTAGGTGGTCTATTGCTAGATCGTGGCAAACGTGGCGGTTTTGAGAAACTCGATCAAAATGCAAGCGATGAGGAAAATGAGGCGGTCGCAAATATGAATGTGAATGCACCTTTCGCCTAG
- the Pal1 gene encoding peptidyl-alpha-hydroxyglycine alpha-amidating lyase 1 isoform X2 gives MQRYLTPDDTTLSTSKRFQQIMQGGGSADISWPQPPKLKTEKTNVKAEIEKLNTTYVYQSTWPSDNAKLGSVTAVCFDKAGNVVIFHRVDRLWDPLTFSLKNVFQQRKKGPIRENTVLAFDRNSGNVVYGWGKDLFYMPHGLTIDHEDNAWVTDVALHQIFKFGPHGSGDRPLMTLGTAFTPGVGDSKFCKPTSVAVLENGDFFVADGYCNARIIKYDKTGKKILSWGQNSFAGDSFEVAPKNFFAIPHALTLVPEQQLVCAADRENGRVQCFFWTNGTFHSQYHSQIIGDRLFSMDYTPAEGGRFVIVNGPTAELGIRPEHYNEVRGYVMNLRTKQVLSKFGPNDMQFSNPHDVAVTSDGNEIYVAELNPMRIHKFLHKTVAKSMPLSAFKTLYSNSPSISNTLGQTAAVYQVETLKNATMSPIGASHIKNARESAKAHHPGSTAIYVASLMIFFAMLMFMLAFIIARRRKRGCLPFGAKNRRHAWDFPTKPEGFKLGGLLLDRGKRGGFEKLDQNASDEENEAVANMNVNAPFA, from the exons ATGCAACGCTACTTAACCCCAGACGACACTACATTAAGCACAAGCAAACGCTTCCAACAGATTATGCAAGGTGGAGGCTCAGCTGACATAAGCTGGCCACAACCACCTAAATTGAAAACAGAAAAAACCAACGTAAAAGCTGAAATAGAAAAATTGAACACAA CTTATGTTTATCAAAGCACATGGCCAAGTGATAATGCGAAGTTGGGTTCAGTGACTGCAGTTTGTTTTGACAAAGCTGGAAACGTTGTCATATTTCATCGTGTTGATCGGCTTTGGGATCCGCTTACATTCAGCCTTAAAAATGTCTTCCAGCAACGGAAGAAAGGACCAATTCGGGAAAACACTGTGTTGGCATTTGATCGCAATTCTGGCAACGTTGTTTATGGTTGGGGAAAAGATTT GTTTTATATGCCGCACGGCTTGACCATCGACCATGAGGATAATGCATGGGTTACTGATGTTGCTTTACACCAAATCTTCAAATTTGGACCACATGGCTCAGGTGATCGCCCTTTGATGACCTTAGGTACCGCATTTACACCTGGCGTGGGAGATTCGAAATTTTGCAAACCAACATCAGTTGCAGTGCTCGAAAACGGTGATTTCTTTGTAGCAGACGGTTATTGCAATGCAAGAATTATAAAATATGATAAAACGGGGAAAAAAATTCTGTCATGGGGACAAAACTCATTTGCTG gcgATTCCTTTGAGGtggcaccaaaaaattttttCGCTATTCCACATGCACTCACACTGGTACCAGAACAACAATTGGTATGCGCAGCTGATCGTGAAAATGGCCGCGTACAATGCTTCTTTTGGACTAATGGTACATTCCATTCACAATATCATAGCCAAATTATAGGCGATCGTTTATTTAGCATGGACTACACACCAGCAGAAG GAGGACGATTTGTAATTGTTAATGGTCCTACAGCTGAATTAGGAATCAGGCCGGAACATTATAATGAAGTGCGTGGCTACGTAATGAACTTGAGAACGAAGCAAGTACTTTCAAAATTCGGACCTAATGATATGCAATTTTCAAATCCACACGATGTGGCTGTAACCAGTGATGGAAATGAAATTTATGTTGCGGAATTGAATCCAATGCGGATACATAAATTTTTGCATAAGACTGTAGCCAAATCGATGCCGTTATCAGCATTTAAAACGCTGTACTCTAACAGCCCAAGTATCAGCAACACTTTGGGTCAAACTGCAGCGGTATATCAAGTAGAAACTTTAAAAAACGCAACCATGTCGCCGATTGGTGCTTCGCATATAAAGAATGCTAGAGAATCAGCAAAAGCACATCATCCTGGAAGCACGGCTATATATGTGGCATCCTTAATGATATTCTTTGCTATGTTAATGTTTATGTTGGCTTTTATAATTGCCCGCCGTCGTAAACGAG gTTGTTTACCGTTTGGCGCGAAAAATCGCCGACACGCCTGGGATTTTCCTACTAAGCCAGAGGGTTTTAAATTAGGTGGTCTATTGCTAGATCGTGGCAAACGTGGCGGTTTTGAGAAACTCGATCAAAATGCAAGCGATGAGGAAAATGAGGCGGTCGCAAATATGAATGTGAATGCACCTTTCGCCTAG